The Salicibibacter halophilus DNA window TTTGCTGAGGTATCGGTAAAAGGTGGAAAATTCACATCGGTTGGTCACCAAGACGTTATGTTTTCATGTGATTACTTATTTCAGCCATTCTGCGCTAGTGATCTAGATCAGAAATTCTTCTCTCAAGGCGGCTGGTGCAAGGGTGTCATCGGATTTTTGGCCGAATTCAATTATGGAGCCTAGAAATGATGTTGTGGTCGTCCCTCAAAAGGATGGCTATTTAGTCTGAGGGGTACGATATTCGCGTTATCGTACCTCAAGAGGATGGGTTCCCACTCTGAGGGGTACGGTTTTCGCGTTATTTTCATTGAAAGTAGAAAGAGAGATGCGCTCTATCGATCTAAACTCAAGGAGATGGTCGAAAACAGATCGATAGAAGCGTTCTAACGATCTAAAATCGAAGTGATGACTGTAACTAGAACGATAGACGCGCTCCAACGATCTGAAAACGGCGTAATGGCTGAAAACAGAACGATGGTTCCTTGATTAATACCTTTATTTTTTCCTTCGAATGCCCATTGGCTTGTTTGCTGCTTCGGGCCATTGGTTTTTTTCGAGACGGGGAAGCTCTAAAATGGTCTCATATACTTGGTCGGGGAACGGTGCGGGTTTGCCGGTCGTTTGATCCATGCCCATCACCATTTGTTCGCTTGTAGCTACTGCCTCATCTTGTTCGTTTTTCATGGTAAACCATACGTGCATGCGTTTGGCATCAACATCAAGGAGGGTGACTTGCACACGGAGCACTTGTCCTTTGTGCGCTTCCGCCAGGTACTTCAAGTGCGCCTCCAACGTAAAGATTGTGTAATCATGTTTTGTTCGTCCTGTCTCATTAAGTCCAATACGTGTCATAAGCGCATTTAAACTAGTGCTAAAAACGGTCGCGTAGGCAGCATCATTCATGTGACCGTTGTAATCGACCCATTCCGCCGGTACTTCACCTTCCCAAATATCAAGTTCCTTAACTGTCATGACGCACCAACCTTTCCGATGGCCAGAAGCCTTCTTCTTCCAGCAATTGCATAAGTTTGATCAGGAAACGGTCACGTCTGTGCTCCATCTCCTGGACGGTACGTTCGCCACTTTGATCCTCTGTTCCTTTGATGACTTTTTGGCTTAATTCTTCCGTTAGTTCGGGAGCGACCAAGCGTGTCCACGGAAGTTTAAGGGCAGGGCCAAACTGCTCCAACATATGTGCCATCCCTTGGTTTCCTCCTGCAAGATGAAGCGTTAAGAACGGACCCATGAGTGCCCAGCGTAAGCCAGGCCCGTAAACAATCGCTTTATCCACCTCTTCCGTTGTCGCCGCGCCATCATTTACGATATGAAGGCTTTCTCTCCAAATGGCTTCCATTAACCGATCGCCAATATGCCCGTCAATTTCTCCGGACATGACGAGTGGTTTCATGTTGAGCCCGTCATAAATCCCGCGTGCTTTTTCTACCATCGAAGGATCCGTTTTTTCTCCCTTGGCCAATTCCACGAGCGGGATTAAATAAACAGGATTGAATGGATGCGCGACGATAACTCGTTCCGGATGCAATGTACAATCTTTCTGCAGAACAGAAGGCTTATACCCTGAAGTGCTGGAAGCGATAACGGCCGTCGCGGGAGCGGTCGCATCCACTTGAGAAAGAACTTCTGTTTTCACATCCTCCCGTTCAGGAACATTTTCTTGAACGAGGTCCACGTGTTGAACTGCTTCTTCCAGCGTTTTTGCAAAGGATAGATGCTCCATGGAAGCATCTTCAGCCATCCCATACGTGGCTAGGGTCGGCCAAACAGCATGCAAGAATGCTTCCGTTTTTTCCTGCGCACCGGGAGCGGGATCGAACGCGGTGACTTGATGGCCGTTGGCCAGAAATCGGGCAATCCAGCCATTCCCAATTACTCCTGTACCAATGACCGCTATTGTTTTTTGTGGCATGGACATGCACACCTCTTTCTATTTCACTGCCTTTTGCAGTTGTAAAGTTTCACGTGCTTCCGCGGCGGTCGTGGGTTCAACGCTCACTCCACGTAGAATATCGACAGCTTTATCAACAAGTTGCGCGTTTGTGCCGAGAACCCCTTTATCAAGATACAGATTGTCTTCCAAGCCAACGCGCACATTGCCGCCAAGCAAAGCCGCTTGCGCAACCATTGGAAGTTGCATACGACCGATGCCGAACGCAGACCAAGTGGACCCTTCGACAATTCGACTCTTCATATAGGAGATGGTTTCAGCATCTGCGGCTGCTCCCCAAGGGATGCCAAGGCAGAATTGATACATGGGATCTCCATCAATGAGCCCTTCGTGGATGAGCTGATTGGCGAGGCGGATTTGTCCTGTGTCAAAAATCTCCAGCTCCGGTTTCACGCCACTTTCCTGGATAAGCTGGGCGTGCTCGCGTAACCAGCCAGCCGGGCCTAGATACACTTGATCCCCGAAGTTTAAGCTTCCACAGTCCAATGTGCAAATTTCCGGAAGCAATTCGCCGACAGGCTCGTGACGCTCTTTAGGTATCTGGATATCCGTTCCGGCACCGCCTTGGGTGGGATTGTCAAGATCGGGCACGAAGTCCCCGCCGCCTCCGGCAGTAATATTTATGATGACGTCGGTATCCGACTCGCGAATGCGCTCGACAACTTCCCGATACAGGATAGGGTCGTGGCTTAAGCTGCCCGTTTTCGGATCGCGCACATGGATGTGAGCGATTGCGGCACCCGCCTTCGCAGATTCAATGGCAGCATCGGCAATTTCTTTCGGTGTCACCGGTACGTGTGGGCTTTTCTCTGTCGTCTCTCCTGCACCTGTTACTGCAGCGGTAATAATGGTTTTTTTAGCCATTTGTTTCTCCTCCTTCTGAGTGCTGGTTTTCAGCTCGCGGTTCTTTAACGGGAACGGCATTTAAAATCTCGCCGCTCTCAAAAAAATCAACCAATCGTCGAATCCATTTATAGTACGCAGACCAGTCGTCAAGCTCTTGCTTGAATGACGCGATCCTTTCCTGTATATCCGCCGACGCTTCACCTTCGATAGACGCCTCGAGCTTTGTGATGCGCTCGCGCAAACGACGCTCAAGGGTCATGTTTTGACTGATGACCTCTTGCCAGTTCGTTGTAAACAGGGAAATAAACGTCTGTACATAATCATTCTCTACGTTATAGTGTTCTTTTCGGCTTCCTTTGACGAATTCTTTTTCAGCAATATTCAGCGCCATCATCTGACGCATGACTTGACTCATCCTCGTTTTGCTCATGCCCGTTTGTTCCGCGAGCTCGTCCAGAGTCATCGCGTTCCGGTTCATATAGATGATGCCAAGCAGGCGCCCAACGGTTGAAGAAACCCCGAACGTTTCCATATTGTCAGCGATTCGGTCGGCGATTTGATTTTCCGCTTCCTTCAATTCATCCAGTAATTGCTCGTCGTTCATCTGGTCTCCCGTCATCCCCTTTCTGTGCCAGAGGCGATGAACCTCCGATATAAGCTATCTGTAACAATAGCACGTTTTCATCTCCTTGCAAAAAAACAGTTAGCACAACTTTTAAAAGCAAAAACGAGGAATTGTCCGATAAACCCTTATATAAAACTTATAAAATAAAAATTGCATAGATTTTATAATGAGAAGCTGTTTTTTGCGACTTTTCTTTCGTAGATGCCTATCCCTATACTGAAACAGTTGAATTAAGCGAGTGTATCAACCACGGAGGTGCTTTACGTGCTAGCATTCAAAAATGTAACGAAACGTTTTGGGAGCGGGACCAAACCCGCAGTCAATAATTTGAACCTTTCTATAGAAAAGGGGGAGTTTGTCGTATTTATCGGTCCGAGTGGATGCGGAAAAACCACAACGATGAAAATGATTAACCGGCTGATTGATACGACAGATGGTGAAATAAAAGTGAATGGAGAAGATGTAACGCAAAAGGATCCTGTACAGCTTCGCCGTTCCATTGGGTATGTCATTCAGCAAATTGGCCTTATTCCACATATGACCGTTGCAGAAAATATTGTACTCGTTGGCTCTTTGTTGAAATGGGATAAGGAAAAAAAAGAAAAACGGGCAAAAGAACTGATTAAGCTTGTCAATTTACCGGAGTCGTATCTCGAGCGTTATCCCCACGAACTAAGCGGCGGTCAGCAACAGCGCATCGGGGTGTTGCGGGCACTGGCGGCAGATCCGCCGTTAATCTTGATGGATGAGCCTTTTGGGGCTCTGGACCCGATTACGCGTGATTCCCTTCAGGATGAGTTTAAAAAACTGCAAAAAGAAGTGGACAAAACGATCGTTTTCGTCACGCACGATATGGACGAGGCGATCAAATTAGGAGATAAAATTGTGATCATGAATGAAGGAGAAATCGTTCAGGCGGACACACCGGAGGCTATTCTTCGCCATCCCGCGAACGAATTTGTGGAAGATTTCATCGGTAAAGATCGGTTGCTGCAAAGCCGGCCCGATGTCACCACCGTCGAGCAGATTATGAACGCCAATCCAATCACGATCAACACCGACGAAACATTGAAAGACGCGATTCAAAAAATGCGTGCGAAACGTGTGGATTCCCTGCTTGTGATCGATGGAGAGCATAAGCTTCAAGGGTATATTGACGTGGAAATGGTGGATCTCCATTATCGAACATCGACTTATGTGCATGAAGCAATGAATACCCAAGAGTATGCTGTGCAAAAAGACAGTTTGCTGCGTGACACGGTGCACAAGATGTTACGTCGGGGAAGTCCATATGTGACGGTCGTTGACGCATCCAACCGTCTTCAAGGAATCGTGACACGCGCGACACTTGCCGATATGGTGTACGACACCATTTGGGGTGATGGCATTACAACAGAAGTTGCCACCGCTGGCGCTAATGACTAAAAGGAGGCGACAAAAGAATGGATGCAATTCTTGATGTTTTTTCTACCTATGGGTGGGATTTGCTCACGAAAACGGGCGAGCATATGTACATTTCATTTGCGGCGATTTTCTTGGGTGTCCTTGTCGCTGTGCCCGTCGGGGTTTTCCTTACCCGTATTCCCGCAGTGGCTGATCGGTTAATCTCTTTCGTCGGTATTCTACAAACCATCCCAAGCCTGGCCATTCTTGCTTTTTTCATGCCTATATTGGGAGTCGGGATGACACCGGCGATCATTGCCTTATTCGTTTATTCCGTGCTTCCGATTTTGAGGAACACTTATACAGGTGTCAAAGACGTCGATGCAAATGTGTTGGAAGCAGCGAAAGGCATGGGCATGAGCAATATCGAAACGATTCGTAAAATCGAACTCCCAATGGCTCTCCCCGTTATCATGGCAGGCATTCGTTTTGCTACCGTCTATTTAATCGGTTGGGCAACGCTTGCTGCTTTTATTGGCGGCGGTGGGCTTGGTGATCTCATTTTTGACGGTTTGAACCTATATCAACCAGAGCTCATCGTCCTTGGAACAATACCGGCAACAATTTTAGCCTTGCTAGCCAATTGGGGGCTTTCGCTTTTGGAAAAAAGGATGACACCCGAGCCACTGAGAGAAACCACTTGAGGGGGAGATACTTATGAAAAAAAGAGGAACCGCTGTAATGTTGGCGACCATGCTCCTTCTTTCGGGGTGTGCGCTGCCCGGACTTGGCGGTCCATCCGATAGCACGATTCGAATTGGAACGCTCGATACGGTTGAATCAGAAGTTTGGGGAAATATCATTGCTCAAATGATTGAACACCATACCGACTTGGAAACGGAGCTGATCACAAATCTCGGGTCTTCCATTGTCCAGCATCAAGCGATGATGAATGATGAAGTTGATATCACATCCACTCGTTATACGGGCACAGATTTAGCCGGAGTTCTTGATATCGAGGGTGTAACGGATACCGAGAAAGCTATGGAAATCGTACAAGAAGAATTCGACCAACAATTTAATCAGACGTGGGGAGACTCTTATGGCTTTGAGAACAGTTATACCGTTTCTGTGCCGGAAGCTTTTGCACAGGAACATGACATTCAACATGTGGAAGACCTTGAAACGTTTGCCGGTGAAATGAATTTTGGCGTGGATAATGCTTGGGTCAACCGGGCAGGGGACGGTTACGAAGCATTTACGGAAACACACTTCCCGTTCGGAGATGTATACCCGATGGCGATAGGCCTCGTATATGACGCAGCTGCCAATGGCGATATGGATGCCGTGCTTGGTTATTCTTCGGATGGAAGAATTGCAGCTTATGATCTAACTGTACTTGAAGATGAATTT harbors:
- a CDS encoding thioesterase family protein, which produces MTVKELDIWEGEVPAEWVDYNGHMNDAAYATVFSTSLNALMTRIGLNETGRTKHDYTIFTLEAHLKYLAEAHKGQVLRVQVTLLDVDAKRMHVWFTMKNEQDEAVATSEQMVMGMDQTTGKPAPFPDQVYETILELPRLEKNQWPEAANKPMGIRRKK
- a CDS encoding 3-hydroxyacyl-CoA dehydrogenase NAD-binding domain-containing protein, whose translation is MPQKTIAVIGTGVIGNGWIARFLANGHQVTAFDPAPGAQEKTEAFLHAVWPTLATYGMAEDASMEHLSFAKTLEEAVQHVDLVQENVPEREDVKTEVLSQVDATAPATAVIASSTSGYKPSVLQKDCTLHPERVIVAHPFNPVYLIPLVELAKGEKTDPSMVEKARGIYDGLNMKPLVMSGEIDGHIGDRLMEAIWRESLHIVNDGAATTEEVDKAIVYGPGLRWALMGPFLTLHLAGGNQGMAHMLEQFGPALKLPWTRLVAPELTEELSQKVIKGTEDQSGERTVQEMEHRRDRFLIKLMQLLEEEGFWPSERLVRHDS
- a CDS encoding BKACE family enzyme, whose amino-acid sequence is MAKKTIITAAVTGAGETTEKSPHVPVTPKEIADAAIESAKAGAAIAHIHVRDPKTGSLSHDPILYREVVERIRESDTDVIINITAGGGGDFVPDLDNPTQGGAGTDIQIPKERHEPVGELLPEICTLDCGSLNFGDQVYLGPAGWLREHAQLIQESGVKPELEIFDTGQIRLANQLIHEGLIDGDPMYQFCLGIPWGAAADAETISYMKSRIVEGSTWSAFGIGRMQLPMVAQAALLGGNVRVGLEDNLYLDKGVLGTNAQLVDKAVDILRGVSVEPTTAAEARETLQLQKAVK
- a CDS encoding GbsR/MarR family transcriptional regulator, which gives rise to MNDEQLLDELKEAENQIADRIADNMETFGVSSTVGRLLGIIYMNRNAMTLDELAEQTGMSKTRMSQVMRQMMALNIAEKEFVKGSRKEHYNVENDYVQTFISLFTTNWQEVISQNMTLERRLRERITKLEASIEGEASADIQERIASFKQELDDWSAYYKWIRRLVDFFESGEILNAVPVKEPRAENQHSEGGETNG
- a CDS encoding betaine/proline/choline family ABC transporter ATP-binding protein (Members of the family are the ATP-binding subunit of ABC transporters for substrates such as betaine, L-proline or other amino acids, choline, carnitine, etc. The substrate specificity is best determined from the substrate-binding subunit, rather than this subunit, as it interacts with the permease subunit and not with substrate directly.) — translated: MLAFKNVTKRFGSGTKPAVNNLNLSIEKGEFVVFIGPSGCGKTTTMKMINRLIDTTDGEIKVNGEDVTQKDPVQLRRSIGYVIQQIGLIPHMTVAENIVLVGSLLKWDKEKKEKRAKELIKLVNLPESYLERYPHELSGGQQQRIGVLRALAADPPLILMDEPFGALDPITRDSLQDEFKKLQKEVDKTIVFVTHDMDEAIKLGDKIVIMNEGEIVQADTPEAILRHPANEFVEDFIGKDRLLQSRPDVTTVEQIMNANPITINTDETLKDAIQKMRAKRVDSLLVIDGEHKLQGYIDVEMVDLHYRTSTYVHEAMNTQEYAVQKDSLLRDTVHKMLRRGSPYVTVVDASNRLQGIVTRATLADMVYDTIWGDGITTEVATAGAND
- a CDS encoding ABC transporter permease, coding for MDAILDVFSTYGWDLLTKTGEHMYISFAAIFLGVLVAVPVGVFLTRIPAVADRLISFVGILQTIPSLAILAFFMPILGVGMTPAIIALFVYSVLPILRNTYTGVKDVDANVLEAAKGMGMSNIETIRKIELPMALPVIMAGIRFATVYLIGWATLAAFIGGGGLGDLIFDGLNLYQPELIVLGTIPATILALLANWGLSLLEKRMTPEPLRETT
- a CDS encoding osmoprotectant ABC transporter substrate-binding protein gives rise to the protein MKKRGTAVMLATMLLLSGCALPGLGGPSDSTIRIGTLDTVESEVWGNIIAQMIEHHTDLETELITNLGSSIVQHQAMMNDEVDITSTRYTGTDLAGVLDIEGVTDTEKAMEIVQEEFDQQFNQTWGDSYGFENSYTVSVPEAFAQEHDIQHVEDLETFAGEMNFGVDNAWVNRAGDGYEAFTETHFPFGDVYPMAIGLVYDAAANGDMDAVLGYSSDGRIAAYDLTVLEDEFFPPYDASPVIQNEVVEEHPDLEPILDSLAGTVSTEGMQVMNYQGDVNLVNPSHIAEQFLKENNYFEQEVNE